Genomic DNA from Bosea sp. (in: a-proteobacteria):
GAGCAGGTTGTCCAGGAGACCGAGCCCAGGCCCGCATGCGCCTCGTTTACCTTGTCGGCGTTGGCCTTGAGATGGGCCACGAACTCCTTGAGGTCCTTGGCCGGAAAGTCGGGCCGGGCCACGATCAGGATCGGGGTGCCGCCGGCCAGGCCGATGGGCTGGATGCCGTTGACGGGGTCATAGCGCAGGTTGGCGTAGGTCGAGGGCGCGGCCGAGAGCGTGCCCAGGTGCCCCATGGCGATGGTGTAGCCATCCGCCGCTGCCGTCACGGCGCGGGTGATGCCCGTGGTGCCGCCGGCGCCGGCGACGTTCTCGATCACGATCTGCTGGCCGAGCGTCTTGGACATGTGCTCGGCGACGATGCGCGCGATCACGTCGGTGGGGCCGCCTGCGGCGAATGGCACGATCATGTTGATCGGCTTGTTGGGGTAGCCCTGCGCCTGAGCGGCGCCGGCCAGGCCGAGGCTGGCCGCAAGCGCGGCGGCGCCGATGAGGGCGCGGCGGGTAAGATGGATCATGGATTGTCCTCCGGTGTGTCTGGGTATGGAATCTTTTGTTGGCCTTCAGGCTCCTGCGGCAAGCGCGGGAGCCTGTCGACGGCGCGTCAGCGTAGACGGCTTCGGCGTCGAATCGAAGTCCCGGCGCCGCGAAGCCATGTCGCAGGGTGGATCGGGCAGGGGCGGCGGCCCGGCCTATTCCGTGAACACCGTGTCCCGCTTCTTCGAGATCGACGGCAACAGCGCCACGATCAGCACGATGACCGCCACGATCAGCAAGCCCGCCGATATCGGCCGCTCGATGAAGGTCATGAACGAGCCGCGGGAGATGATCAGCGCCTGACGCATCTTCTCCTCGAGCAGCCGGCCGAGCACATAGCCCAGCAGCAGCGGCGCCGGCTCGAAGCCGAACTTGATCAGCGCATAGCCGAACATGCCGAAGAAGGCCGTCATCGCGACATCGACCGGCGAATTGTTGATCGAGTAGATGCCGATGCAGCAGAACAGAAGGATCGCCGGGAACATCAGCCGGTAGGGCACGGTGAGCAGCTTAACCCACAGCCCGATGAGCGGCAGGTTGATGATCAGCAGCATCAGGTTGCCCACCCACATCGAGGCGATCATGCCCCAG
This window encodes:
- a CDS encoding tripartite tricarboxylate transporter substrate binding protein BugD, whose translation is MIHLTRRALIGAAALAASLGLAGAAQAQGYPNKPINMIVPFAAGGPTDVIARIVAEHMSKTLGQQIVIENVAGAGGTTGITRAVTAAADGYTIAMGHLGTLSAAPSTYANLRYDPVNGIQPIGLAGGTPILIVARPDFPAKDLKEFVAHLKANADKVNEAHAGLGSVSWTTCSMLKGQLGVQKINSVAYRGTGPALNDLVGKQVDFMCDQIVSVATQIRGNAIKAYAIASEQRSPALPDVPTTKEAGLPEFQIEAWNGILGPKGMPADVVARLVDALDKALNDEATKKRLLDLGAVIPSAAERTPAGFQALIKRDMDKLGPILAEVPKG